The sequence CACAACCTATTCGGGCGTTGTATCGCTCTATGACAAAACGAAAACGCCCACGCTTGACGCTACAGAAGAAATAAAGGAAAAAGCAAACGAACACCTCTTCGTATATACCTATACGGCAACAAACGGCGCAGCCTCGGCCCTCACCGTTACAATCACCGACAAAGACACGAATCCGGCGCCAGGGCCTTATCCCATCGGATTAACAACGGATTTGAAAACGGGGAATGCCGGAACGGGAAAGCTGAAAGTCGTGCTTCGCCACCAGCCTAATGTGAAAAATGGAACGCCCGCTCCGGGATCGTCTGACCTGGATACCGATTTTCCGGTGGTCATTCAATAATGCACTGCCAATTCGTATGAAACTGCTATAAGTGGGTAATTTTCTGAACATAGTATCGATGGGTAGGTCGCATCGATGCTATGTTCAGGTACCGTTTTTTTGCTGGAGTTGTTTCGTTAATTCGCTCTCCGCCTGATCAGGAAAGGGGCTGGGGCGGAGGAGTTCCGGCGGGTCTGGATCGGTCATCAGGCAGCGGCACAAACTCGGCGTTGTCATTCGGTGGTAACGCAATACGGCCAGCCTGCCAGTCGGCTTTGGCCTGATCGATACGCTCCCGCCGGGAAGACACAAAGTTCCACCAGATAAATCGCTCACCCAGTGGTTCACCTCCTAAGAACATAAGTGTACAGGTTTCGCGAGCAATAAGGACCGGATCAATTCCAGGCGTAAATACCAGAAGCTGTCCGGCTGTATAGAACCGGCCACCCACTTCCACGCTTCCTTTGGCCACATAAGCGCCCCGTTCAGGATAACCCATTGGCAAGCCAAATCGGGTTCCTGCTTTCAGAACGACATGCGTATAAAACAACGGAGAGTGGGTTTTTACGTCATTGTGCAAGCCAAACGCATCACCGGCAATTAATCGCATCCAGATGCCGCCATCGGTATAAATGGGTAATTCCTGTGGCTGGTAATTGGTAAAGCTTGGCGCGTTTTCTTCATCAGCTTCGGGGAGAG comes from Spirosoma aureum and encodes:
- a CDS encoding pirin family protein, encoding MLDLVIDARPASLGNGFNVRRILPYRLRRMLGPFIFMDHGGPVSLDPASVTSMDVLPHPHIGLSTVSYLFDGQVTHRDSLGVQQIIRPGEVNWMTAGSGIAHSERFEDPSMLAGGTLEMIQTWVALPEADEENAPSFTNYQPQELPIYTDGGIWMRLIAGDAFGLHNDVKTHSPLFYTHVVLKAGTRFGLPMGYPERGAYVAKGSVEVGGRFYTAGQLLVFTPGIDPVLIARETCTLMFLGGEPLGERFIWWNFVSSRRERIDQAKADWQAGRIALPPNDNAEFVPLPDDRSRPAGTPPPQPLS